From Tepidisphaeraceae bacterium, a single genomic window includes:
- a CDS encoding transposase yields MTHERGGVFDDAVARRCLRESIALARGDRAFDLVAAVLLPDHLHVVFTLPPGDSDFSVRVAAIKARFSRRWVASGGGERAQSASRDRQGYRGIWQKRFWEHTVRDADDLAHCVNYFHYNPVKHGYSTCPHAWEWSTFHRFVREQRYAADWHCACGGVPAQPPVADIRGAEMD; encoded by the coding sequence GTGACGCACGAACGCGGCGGGGTGTTCGACGATGCCGTGGCGCGGCGGTGTTTGCGCGAGTCGATCGCGCTGGCGCGGGGGGATCGGGCGTTTGATCTCGTGGCGGCCGTGCTGTTGCCGGATCATCTGCACGTCGTGTTCACGCTGCCGCCGGGCGACTCGGACTTTTCCGTCCGGGTTGCGGCGATCAAGGCGCGCTTCTCGCGGCGATGGGTTGCCAGCGGCGGGGGCGAACGGGCGCAGTCGGCCTCGCGCGATCGGCAAGGGTATCGTGGCATCTGGCAGAAGCGGTTCTGGGAACACACCGTCCGCGACGCTGACGACTTGGCCCACTGTGTCAATTACTTTCACTACAACCCGGTGAAGCATGGCTATTCGACCTGCCCGCACGCGTGGGAATGGTCGACGTTCCACCGGTTCGTGCGCGAACAGCGGTACGCTGCCGATTGGCATTGCGCGTGCGGCGGCGTCCCCGCGCAACCGCCCGTGGCCGACATCCGCGGGGCGGAGATGGATTAA